A genomic region of Mesobacillus jeotgali contains the following coding sequences:
- a CDS encoding DUF1413 domain-containing protein → MSVVIPITLTDSEYKTIVKESSEKGLTPAQYLKHKAVSHTEFEIRYEYLRKTVLKIPSGHVFTVMSIFSDWNSIERGIKLSLGRNFYHLIKRGGLPEIKAYGKNSSNIQLYIKRENKMMDYLGEKYSDNPIVNYLQYFKQGIHESEISLNERWRKENDLDVIWLDGDLNADTIFSVWMPLKMSLQSSKTYPYKMKGNKYYPYKDDAYQGKQGIIHFLSDIISNIDKYLPRNEWEELYQFAELASTISNVIRLPDKGRGMQKRGIIEIVDGKQIIVDSFYDQIPRTLYECFEGGEFRNKYKNREYFKNDKELKDWILDQDLDILFSNGVISRETIKPLIPRLTASESEWLSDKKDILEMLKQFNKILIFRQEKLDSK, encoded by the coding sequence ATGTCAGTAGTAATTCCTATTACATTAACAGATTCTGAATATAAAACAATTGTAAAAGAGTCATCCGAAAAGGGATTAACTCCAGCACAGTACTTAAAACACAAAGCTGTCAGTCATACAGAATTTGAAATACGTTATGAATACTTACGAAAAACAGTATTGAAAATTCCCTCTGGTCATGTTTTTACTGTAATGTCTATTTTTTCTGATTGGAATTCTATTGAAAGAGGAATAAAACTATCCCTTGGTAGAAACTTTTATCATTTAATTAAAAGAGGGGGATTACCAGAAATAAAAGCATATGGTAAGAATAGTTCTAATATTCAACTCTATATAAAAAGGGAAAATAAAATGATGGATTATCTAGGCGAAAAATACTCAGATAATCCTATAGTTAATTATTTGCAGTATTTTAAGCAAGGTATTCATGAATCAGAAATATCACTTAATGAGAGATGGCGAAAAGAAAATGATTTAGATGTAATTTGGCTTGATGGTGATTTAAATGCAGATACTATTTTTTCTGTGTGGATGCCTTTGAAGATGAGTTTGCAATCTTCGAAAACATACCCTTATAAAATGAAAGGGAATAAATACTATCCGTATAAAGACGATGCGTACCAAGGAAAACAAGGAATAATCCATTTCCTTAGTGACATTATTAGCAACATAGATAAATATTTACCACGTAATGAGTGGGAAGAACTTTACCAATTCGCTGAATTAGCTTCAACTATATCTAATGTAATACGGTTGCCTGACAAAGGAAGAGGAATGCAGAAACGAGGAATTATTGAAATAGTTGATGGTAAACAAATAATTGTAGATTCATTTTATGATCAAATACCAAGAACGCTTTATGAGTGCTTTGAAGGTGGTGAATTTCGTAATAAATATAAGAATAGAGAATATTTCAAGAATGACAAGGAACTTAAAGATTGGATTTTAGACCAAGATTTGGATATTCTCTTCAGTAATGGTGTAATTTCAAGGGAAACGATAAAACCGTTAATTCCAAGACTTACGGCATCAGAATCAGAGTGGCTCAGTGATAAAAAAGATATTCTAGAAATGCTGAAACAATTTAACAAAATTCTAATTTTTAGACAAGAGAAATTGGATTCAAAATAA